The following is a genomic window from Pseudothermotoga thermarum DSM 5069.
CTGAGATTGGTATAAAAGTAAACATCACTTTGATGCCGGCATCTGAAATGTATGCGAAATATAGGCAGCAAGGGCATCAAATGATCCTTGCAGGATGGGGTATCGATTATCCAGATCCAGACGCTCTTGCCAAACCATTTGCAAACTATAGGGTAAAACAGCTTGCTTGGCGCAACATGTGGTATGACGATTATGCAGCAGATTTGGCAGAAAAAGCTGGTGCAGAATTTGATGATCAACGACGTTTAGAGCTTTACAAAGAACTTCAAGAATACTGGATATACAACAGTCCATTCGCTATGCTTTACCAACCGATTGACTTCTGGGTTGTCAGCGATGATGTTGTTGGATTTGAGAAAGCTTGTAAAGGTTATACTTTGGTGTTTGATTTCACCAAAATATCCAAAAAATGAAGCATTGATGGTTAAATCCATAATTCGAAGGGAGGCCAAAGGCCTCCCGTTTTACAAAAAGTAGATGGAGGAGTCTGTACAAAATGAGATTGTATGCATTCATCGCTAGACGTTTGCTGTTAATGTTGTTTGTGTTATTTGGTGTTTCTGTACTTGTTTTTATAATAGCCAAAGTCATCCCAGCTGATCCAGTTGGAGCCATACTTGGAGGAAATGCACCCGTGGATTTGGTAGAGGATTTAAAAAGAAGATTAGGACTCGATAAACCCTTGATGTTACAGTTTCTTGACTATATGTCCGGTTTATTGAAAGGCAATCTTGGTATTTCTTTGAAATCTAGTAGGCCAGTTGCTAAAGACATAGCTGAATTTTTCCCCGCCACCCTTGAACTTGCAATTTCTGCCACCATTTTGGCTGTAGTGCTGGGTATAACGCTTGGTATATTTTCAGCGGTTCACAGAAACAAATTCATTGATCATTTTGCCAGAATTTTTTCCATCTTAGGTGTTTCTATGCCCGTTTTTTGGACGGGGCTTATTTTGCTTTTGATTTTTTATTTCAGACTTGGTTGGTTACCAGGTGGGGGTCGACTTGGACTGTTCACGACTCCTCCAACCCGTTACACAGGATTGCTTGTCCTTGATTCAATTTTAAGTGGAAATCTTGAAGCTTTGAAAGACGCTGTTGCTCACCTGATTTTGCCGTCAATTGTTTTAGGATATTCAGCGACAGCTTCAATAGCAAGGATAACCCGTTCAAGTATGTTGGAAGTTCTACGGCAAGATTTCATAAGGACTGCCAAAGCGAAGGGAATTGGCAAAAGGCTTGTCATATATAGGCATGCTCTGAGGAATGCTTTAATACCGGTTGTGACTATCGTTGGATTGACCTTCGGCGGATTACTCGAAGGTGCAATTTTAACTGAAACAATTTTTGGTTGGCCTGGACTTGGTAGATATCTTGTCAACGCCATGCTTTACTTAGACTATCCCGCGGTGATGGGAGGAACACTTTTTGTTGCTGTGATTTATTCGTTAGTCAACTTAGTGGTTGATATTGTATATGCCGTTTTAGACCCAAGGATGCGTGTATAGGGGTGATTGGCTGTGGAAAATATAGAACAAGTCAAGACCTCAAGATGGAAACCTTTAATCGAAGATTTGAAATACACACTTTATTTGTGGAAAAGAACAAAACTTGCCATGGTTGGTACATTCATCGTTATAGGTTTTCTTTTTATGGCTATTTTTGCCCCTATTCTGGCCCCATATGACCCTATAAAGGTCGATTTGACTAATCGTCTTAAACCTCCGAGTTTAAAACATCCTTTTGGAACGGATCAATTCGGTCGTGATATTTTGAGCAGGGTAATTTATGGAGCAAGAATTGAGGTTTGGATAATTTTTCTGGTAACGGTGATCAGTGGAACCATAGGTTTGGCAGTCGGGATTACCGCTGGTTACTTTGGTGGAATAGTTGATGAAATATTGATGAGAATAACTGATATTTTTCTAGCATTTCCACGGTTAATTCTAGCTATGGCATTGGCTGCAATGCTGGGAAGAGGTTTAACAAACGCAATTATTGCTATTTCTCTAGTTGAATGGACAGTTATAGCAAGGTTAGCAAGAGCAGAAGCCCTAAGGGTAAAATCTCAACCTTATATAGAAGCAATCAAAGCCCTTGGAGCTGGTAATTTGAGAATACTTTTACTCCATGTTCTTCCTATGTGCCTTTCCCCAGTTTTGGTTCAATTGACTTTGAGAATGGGAACAATCATTCTTACGGCAGCTGGTCTTGGCTTTTTAGGTTTGGGTGCGCAACCTCCAACACCAGAGTGGGGTGCAATTGTCAGCGATGGAAGAAACTATTTGGTGCATCAATGGTGGATCTCAACTTTTCCCGGTTTGTTTATCGCGTTGGTTGTTCTTGGTTTTAACCTGCTTGGCGATGGTATTAGAGATATACTTGATCCACGTCTAAGGAGGTAATCAATCTGTGAAGGGCAATTTGTTGAACATAGAGAACTTGAAAGTTGTTTTTTACACTTATCGTGGGGTTGTAAAAGCTTTAAATGGAGTGAAACTTTGGTTGAATGAATCTGAACGGTTGGCTGTTGTTGGAGAAACTGGATGCGGAAAGTCTGTCACTGCGTTATCTATAATGAGGTTGATCGAGCAACCTGGAGGGATTGTAGAAGGAGAAATATGGTTCAACGGGGTTGATTTAACTAAATTAAGCGATGAAGAAATGGATGAATATAGGGGAAAGCAAATCACAATGATTTTCCAAGAACCACTTGCCGCATTGAACCCTGTTTTCAAAGTAGGCTTTCAAGTGGCAGAATCTATAGCTCATGCAAAAGGTATATCTATAAAGGATGCATACGAAGAAGTTCCAAGAGTGCTTGAGATGGTGGGGTTGGATTGGAAAAGAACCATAGATTTATATCCTCATGAGCTCAGCGGTGGAATGGCCCAAAGAATTATGATAGCAATGGCATTAGCCGTTAGACCAAAGCTTTTGATGGCCGATGAACCAACTTCCGCGTTGGATGTGACGATACAAGCTCAGATATTAAAACTTTTAGACGAGTTGATAGCAGCCGAAAGAAATGCCCTAATATTGATAACTCACGATCTAGGCATTGCATCTGAATTTTGTGATAGGGTTGCTGTGATGTATGCAGGAAATGTTATTGAGGTCGCAAAAAGTGAAGATATATTTGCCAATCCATTACATCCTTACACAAAAGGATTGATAGGATCGGTACCAATCATCGGCCTGACTAAAGATTTAAAGGGAATACCAGGTGTAGTACCAGATTTGGTTGATCCACCACCTGGTTGCAGATTTCATCCGAGATGTGAGTATGCCTTCAAGAGATGCTTTGTTGAACTTCCACAATTGTTGAAAATAAATGAGACTCATTACGTGGCGTGTCACTTGTACGAGCAGTAGGAGGTTTCAGTTATGGAGCCGTTGATAAGAGTTGAGAACTTGAAAAAGTATTTTGAAATAAGAAAATCTATTTTTTCAAAACCTTTGTACGTAAGAGCAGTGGATGATGTATCTTTTGACATACCAAAAGGTTCAATTTTTGCCGTGGTTGGTGAGTCTGGTTCTGGTAAAAGTACCCTGGGCAGGCTTATCCTTAGGTTGATAGAACCAACCAGTGGGAATTTGTATTTCAAAGGTGTTAACATCTTAAAACTAGATGGTAAGGAAATGCTTGAATATAGACGTAAAATGCAGATAGTTCAGCAGGATCCATATAATTCCTTGCATCCAAGGAAGCTTGTGAAAGATATAATTGGTGAAGGTTTGAAAATACACTTCAAAATGAAAAGAAATGAAATATACTCCAAAGTTAAGGGAATCTTAGAATTGGTTGGACTTCGGGAAGAGCACATGTTCAGATATCCTCACGAATTTTCAGGAGGGCAAAGACAACGCATTGCCATTGCCAGAGTTCTTGTTCTCAAGCCAGAATTTATAGTTTTGGATGAGCCAACTTCTGCTCTTGACGTTTCTGTTCAAGCTAGAGTTCTTGCTATGTTGAAGGAATTAAAAGAAAATTTCTCTTTAACGTACATGTTTATAACTCATAACTTAGCAGTCGTTGATTACATGGCAACACACGTTGCAGTTATGTATCTGGGGAAAATAATGGAAATAGGAAGCAAAGATGATATCTTTAATCACCCCTCGCATCCGTATACAAAAATTTTGCTGGATTGTGTTCCAAGTGTTGGAACTGGAAGAAGAATTCGGACAGTTCCAAAAGGAGAAATCCCCAGCCCAATTAATCCTCCTAGTGGATGTGTATTTCACACACGCTGTCCAAAAGCAGAAAAAATCTGCCAAATTGAGGAACCAAATTTGTTAGAAGTTTCACCAGGACATTTTTGCAGGTGCCATTTTTATGGGTAACCTAAATATTTTTCAATAAAACCAAGTAACTCAAAGAGATTTTTGAAAATTATTGTTAGCAGTTGATTTTTTGTGAATAAGACTTGATTTTGAACGGATTCTCCGCTCTCTTTTATTATCTGTTTGAAA
Proteins encoded in this region:
- a CDS encoding ABC transporter permease, which encodes MRLYAFIARRLLLMLFVLFGVSVLVFIIAKVIPADPVGAILGGNAPVDLVEDLKRRLGLDKPLMLQFLDYMSGLLKGNLGISLKSSRPVAKDIAEFFPATLELAISATILAVVLGITLGIFSAVHRNKFIDHFARIFSILGVSMPVFWTGLILLLIFYFRLGWLPGGGRLGLFTTPPTRYTGLLVLDSILSGNLEALKDAVAHLILPSIVLGYSATASIARITRSSMLEVLRQDFIRTAKAKGIGKRLVIYRHALRNALIPVVTIVGLTFGGLLEGAILTETIFGWPGLGRYLVNAMLYLDYPAVMGGTLFVAVIYSLVNLVVDIVYAVLDPRMRV
- the nikC gene encoding nickel transporter permease, which produces MENIEQVKTSRWKPLIEDLKYTLYLWKRTKLAMVGTFIVIGFLFMAIFAPILAPYDPIKVDLTNRLKPPSLKHPFGTDQFGRDILSRVIYGARIEVWIIFLVTVISGTIGLAVGITAGYFGGIVDEILMRITDIFLAFPRLILAMALAAMLGRGLTNAIIAISLVEWTVIARLARAEALRVKSQPYIEAIKALGAGNLRILLLHVLPMCLSPVLVQLTLRMGTIILTAAGLGFLGLGAQPPTPEWGAIVSDGRNYLVHQWWISTFPGLFIALVVLGFNLLGDGIRDILDPRLRR
- a CDS encoding ABC transporter ATP-binding protein codes for the protein MKGNLLNIENLKVVFYTYRGVVKALNGVKLWLNESERLAVVGETGCGKSVTALSIMRLIEQPGGIVEGEIWFNGVDLTKLSDEEMDEYRGKQITMIFQEPLAALNPVFKVGFQVAESIAHAKGISIKDAYEEVPRVLEMVGLDWKRTIDLYPHELSGGMAQRIMIAMALAVRPKLLMADEPTSALDVTIQAQILKLLDELIAAERNALILITHDLGIASEFCDRVAVMYAGNVIEVAKSEDIFANPLHPYTKGLIGSVPIIGLTKDLKGIPGVVPDLVDPPPGCRFHPRCEYAFKRCFVELPQLLKINETHYVACHLYEQ
- a CDS encoding ABC transporter ATP-binding protein, with translation MEPLIRVENLKKYFEIRKSIFSKPLYVRAVDDVSFDIPKGSIFAVVGESGSGKSTLGRLILRLIEPTSGNLYFKGVNILKLDGKEMLEYRRKMQIVQQDPYNSLHPRKLVKDIIGEGLKIHFKMKRNEIYSKVKGILELVGLREEHMFRYPHEFSGGQRQRIAIARVLVLKPEFIVLDEPTSALDVSVQARVLAMLKELKENFSLTYMFITHNLAVVDYMATHVAVMYLGKIMEIGSKDDIFNHPSHPYTKILLDCVPSVGTGRRIRTVPKGEIPSPINPPSGCVFHTRCPKAEKICQIEEPNLLEVSPGHFCRCHFYG